Proteins from a single region of Cydia splendana chromosome 9, ilCydSple1.2, whole genome shotgun sequence:
- the LOC134793825 gene encoding ruvB-like helicase 1, with protein MKIEEVKSTAKTQRISAHTHIKGLGLDENGVPIQMAAGLVGQENAREAAGVVVDMIRSKKMAGRALLLAGPPGTGKTAIALAIAQELGNKVPFCPMVGSEVYSTEIKKTEVLMENFRRAIGLRIRETKEVYEGEVTEFTPVETENPAGGYGKTVSHVIIGLKTAKGTKQLKLDPTIYESLQKEKVEVGDVIYIEANSGAVKRQGRSDTFATEFDLEAEEYVPLPKGDVHKKKEVVQDVTLHDLDCANARPQGGHDIMSMMGQLMKPKKTEITDKLRKEINKVVNKYIDQGIAELVPGVLFIDEVHMLDIETFTYLHRALESAIAPIVIFATNRGRCLIRGTEDIVSPHGIPLDLLDRLLIIRTLPYNKSELLQILKLRATTEGIAIEDDALAALADVGANSTLRYAAQLLTPANLAARADGASRIAAAHVGAVAALFLDAKASARILTLHPDKYMK; from the exons atgAAGATAGAAGAGGTCAAAAGCACTGCTAAAACTCAGAGAATATCAGCACACACCCATATTAAAGGACTGGGTTTAGACGAAAATGGGGTTCCAATTCAAATGGCAGCCGGTCTCGTGGGGCAAGAAAACGCGAGAGag GCTGCAGGTGTGGTCGTGGACATGATCAGGAGCAAGAAAATGGCTGGACGCGCGCTGCTGCTGGCTGGCCCACCAGGAACAGGCAAAACTGCCATCGCCTTAGCCATAGCACAGGAGCTTGGCAACAAA GTGCCATTCTGCCCCATGGTCGGAAGCGAAGTATACAGCACAGAGATCAAGAAAACAGAGGTGTTGATGGAGAACTTCCGACGCGCCATCGGTCTGCGCATCCGCGAGACGAAGGAGGTGTATGAGGGGGAGGTGACTGAGTTCACTCCGGTGGAGACTGAGAACCCGGCAGGCG GATATGGAAAAACAGTATCTCATGTGATCATTGGGCTGAAGACGGCCAAAGGCACAAAGCAGCTGAAACTCGACCCCACGATTTATGAATCGCTACAGAAGGAAAAGGTGGAAGTCGGAGATGTCATCTACATTGAAGCCAATTCTGGGGCCGTGAAGAGGCAGGGGAGGAGCGACACATTTGCCACTGAGTTTGATCTTGAG GCGGAGGAGTACGTCCCGCTGCCAAAAGGCGACGTCCACAAGAAGAAGGAAGTGGTGCAGGACGTGACGCTGCACGACCTCGACTGCGCCAACGCGCGCCCGCAGGGCGGACACGACATCATGTCCATGATGGGGCAGCTCATGAAGCCCAAGAAGACCGAGATCACTG ATAAACTAAGAAAAGAGATCAACAAAGTAGTGAACAAATACATTGACCAAGGAATTGCTGAATTGGTGCCTGGAGTCCTATTCATTGATGAG GTGCACATGCTCGACATCGAAACGTTCACGTACCTGCACCGCGCGCTGGAGTCCGCCATCGCGCCCATCGTCATCTTCGCCACCAACAGAGGGCGCTGTCTAATAAG AGGCACTGAGGACATTGTGTCCCCGCACGGCATTCCTCTCGACCTGCTGGACAGGTTGCTCATCATCCGCACGCTGCCGTACAACAAGTCTGAGCTGTTACAG ATTCTGAAATTACGCGCAACGACGGAGGGCATCGCTATCGAAGATGACGCGCTGGCCGCGCTCGCCGACGTCGGCGCCAACAGCACACTTAG ATACGCGGCGCAGCTGCTGACGCCGGCCAACCTGGCGGCGCGCGCGGACGGCGCGTCCCGCATCGCGGCCGCGCACGTGGGCGCCGTGGCCGCGCTCTTCCTCGACGCCAAGGCCTCCGCGCGCATCCTCACGCTGCACCCGGACAAGTACATGAAGTAG
- the LOC134793809 gene encoding prothoracicotropic hormone-like isoform X2: MVSKTCVFILVCLGLLVAIQSWLPRVSAKRTDVDAYVVDARSDLRNYVVGLDYPGDYGPEPDRPAPLPEFIVDYANMIRNDIILLDNSVETRTRKRGNIKVKKHSNHAISNVPCNCERSYASDNYQDHYVNLSDALGMALWYPQKVRNLTCDDTKCTKPYRCQKIIYNLTVLKGSNSKEERERAGQLYADLPNELKYKWVPRLVPIVAGCLCTSSYLAD, encoded by the exons ATG GTATCCAAAACTTGTGTCTTTATACTCGTCTGTCTCGGCCTATTGGTTGCGATCCAATCCTGGCTCCCGAGGGTATCAGCCAAGCGGACAGACGTGGACGCGTACGTGGTCGACGCACGCTCCGACCTCCGCAACTACGTAGTCGGGCTCGACTACCCTGGTGACTACGGCCCGGAGCCGGACCGGCCGGCGCCGCTGCCCGAGTTCATCGTCGACTACGCGAATATGATCAGAAACGATATCATCCTGCTGGATAACTCGGTCGAGACTAGGACGAGGAAGAGAGGGAACATTAAAGTTAAAAAACACTCTAAT CATGCGATTTCGAATGTTCCATGTAACTGTGAACGTAGC TATGCGTCAGACAATTACCAGGACCACTACGTGAATCTGAGCGACGCGCTCGGTATGGCGCTGTGGTACCCGCAAAAGGTGCGCAACCTGACCTGCGACGACACCAAATGCACCAAGCCCTATAGGTGCCAGAAAATTATATACAAC CTGACAGTACTCAAAGGCAGTAACAGCAAAGAAGAGCGGGAGCGCGCAGGCCAACTGTACGCGGACTTACCCAACGAGTTGAAGTACAAGTGGGTGCCGCGGCTGGTGCCTATCGTCGCTGGCTGCCTCTGCACGAGCAGCTACCTCGCCGACTGA
- the LOC134793809 gene encoding prothoracicotropic hormone-like isoform X1 codes for MYVSSTRGRQTTVSKTCVFILVCLGLLVAIQSWLPRVSAKRTDVDAYVVDARSDLRNYVVGLDYPGDYGPEPDRPAPLPEFIVDYANMIRNDIILLDNSVETRTRKRGNIKVKKHSNHAISNVPCNCERSYASDNYQDHYVNLSDALGMALWYPQKVRNLTCDDTKCTKPYRCQKIIYNLTVLKGSNSKEERERAGQLYADLPNELKYKWVPRLVPIVAGCLCTSSYLAD; via the exons GTATCCAAAACTTGTGTCTTTATACTCGTCTGTCTCGGCCTATTGGTTGCGATCCAATCCTGGCTCCCGAGGGTATCAGCCAAGCGGACAGACGTGGACGCGTACGTGGTCGACGCACGCTCCGACCTCCGCAACTACGTAGTCGGGCTCGACTACCCTGGTGACTACGGCCCGGAGCCGGACCGGCCGGCGCCGCTGCCCGAGTTCATCGTCGACTACGCGAATATGATCAGAAACGATATCATCCTGCTGGATAACTCGGTCGAGACTAGGACGAGGAAGAGAGGGAACATTAAAGTTAAAAAACACTCTAAT CATGCGATTTCGAATGTTCCATGTAACTGTGAACGTAGC TATGCGTCAGACAATTACCAGGACCACTACGTGAATCTGAGCGACGCGCTCGGTATGGCGCTGTGGTACCCGCAAAAGGTGCGCAACCTGACCTGCGACGACACCAAATGCACCAAGCCCTATAGGTGCCAGAAAATTATATACAAC CTGACAGTACTCAAAGGCAGTAACAGCAAAGAAGAGCGGGAGCGCGCAGGCCAACTGTACGCGGACTTACCCAACGAGTTGAAGTACAAGTGGGTGCCGCGGCTGGTGCCTATCGTCGCTGGCTGCCTCTGCACGAGCAGCTACCTCGCCGACTGA
- the LOC134793810 gene encoding importin-13, translating into MEYSPENLEYAVSVFYNGEQADRAKAHAWLTDAQRVPEAWKFVWELLQPNKGTEIQFYAATTLHTKILRCWNEVPPESHDELKEKLLQAVYTYSKGPKIVTNRLCISLAAFILQQGTSDLAAILRPLSAAENTSLLLEVLTVIPEEYNSMTMGTVLRAKNRNALTQACPAVLDDLLRYLQSVYNEYSSPPPDSEVQLWLSAATCAASWLALNEDGDNGPLPDRLPLCGALLAAVRLLYTWNEAVSDVALDVCEACLGAVRAAAGQDSTRQPAAALQLIEQLVATAAPVFQRDNRPDSINEELLSALITCLVGVGETHSGAVVRGAEAAGAGEAPARALLELLLCAQAAPGHYPRHEARSNLVFGFWYTLQDEILNVMETTSRITPVWRDVFSRLLTILVAKSEAPPDSALSRDDQELLRCYRQDIADTVMYCVGILGDWCWTTVEAAWDAADTPLRKEAALHVFLALADSAPHRRAPEPIHNMLGHAVEAARSESGRMLDTALDCLGSYAGWVAALETQGGLALGAACVAAAGAALPRAGAAAALALRKLCADCAAPAAALAPDIVRAAQSEQARSETWVRRQLLSAAGSALAAADPEVATPLLHELAASLAADLRRQAEDPTRASGAAECAAALLAALPAQPVLCLSLCQTLLPNLTAFACPLLVEPMFHVLKQTVSSLMDDCRPLVDAIGQLTAAGFRARPTAAGLDVVKLLVIIFGNEYPSMPALFHSSIALSARSVAAEPGGAPDLAEALFAVLRQVTKKKPAYIDWIDDLLSELVELGSECVRMWEAGAARSACLWLGSLAAVRPRALQPHAPLLTAAALRCIGGATPRNQIEPLAELLLALNRAAFDGGDLSAWLRQALAVTDFPTRHATEPSKRKFIAAVIKEKSSKRRLLESVQEFSLVCRGLVGTEYARQSLAAKQLVS; encoded by the exons ATGGAGTACTCGCCAGAGAACTTGGAGTACGCGGTGTCGGTGTTTTACAATGGCGAGCAGGCCGACCGGGCGAAGGCTCACGCCTGGCTGACCGACGCTCAGCGCGTACCTGAAGCCTGGAAATTTGTCTGGGAACTGCTACAACCCAACAAG GGCACGGAGATTCAGTTCTATGCGGCCACTACATTGCACACAAAGATACTCCGCTGTTGGAATGAGGTGCCTCCGGAAAGCCATGACGAACTGAAAGAGAAGCTTCTGCAAGCTGTCTATACATATAGCAAAGGCCCAAAAATAGTTACCAACAGATTATGTATAAGT CTTGCAGCATTTATACTACAACAGGGCACAAGTGACTTGGCAGCCATATTGCGACCCCTGTCAGCCGCTGAAAACACATCATTACTATTAGAAGTGCTCACTGTTATACCGGAAGAG TATAACAGCATGACAATGGGCACGGTGCTCCGGGCCAAGAATAGAAACGCACTGACACAGGCGTGTCCTGCGGTGCTAGACGACTTGCTGCGGTACCTGCAATCTGTATACAA CGAATACTCCAGCCCACCGCCAGACTCCGAAGTGCAACTGTGGTTGTCAGCGGCCACCTGCGCCGCCAGCTGGCTCGCCTTAAACGAAGATGGTGATAACGGGCCGCTGCCCGACCGCCTGCCGCTGTGCGGCGCGCTGCTCGCCGCCGTGCGGCTGCTGTACAC ATGGAATGAAGCCGTCAGCGACGTGGCTCTCGACGTATGCGAGGCGTGCCTCGGCGCGGTCCGAGCCGCCGCCGGACAAGACTCCACGCGGCAACCCGCGGCGGCGTTACAACTCATCGAGCAACTAGTCGCTACAGCGGCCCCTGTGTTCCAGCGCGACAACCGGCCCGACTCCATCAACGAg GAGTTACTCTCGGCATTGATCACATGCCTCGTGGGCGTGGGCGAGACGCACTCGGGCGCGGTGGTGCGCGGCGCGGAGGCGGCGGGGGCGGGGGAGGCGCCGGCGCGGGCGCTGCTGGAGCTGCTGCTGTGTGCGCAGGCCGCTCCCGGCCACTACCCGCGCCACGAGGCGCGCTCCAACCTAGTGTTCGGCTTCTGGTACACGCTGCAG GACGAGATCCTCAACGTGATGGAGACGACGAGCAGAATAACGCCGGTATGGCGCGACGTGTTCTCGCGCCTCCTGACCATTCTCGTGGCCAAGTCTGAAGCGCCCCCGGACTCGGCGCTGTCGCGGGACGACCAGGAGCTCCTGCGGTGCTATAGGCAGGACATAGCCGATACCGTT ATGTACTGCGTCGGAATCCTCGGCGACTGGTGCTGGACGACGGTGGAAGCGGCGTGGGACGCGGCCGACACGCCCCTCAGAAAAGAGGCCGCTCTCCACGTGTTCCTAGCTCTCGCCGACAGCGCCCCGCACCGGCGGGCGCCCGAACCCATACACAACATGTTGGGACACGCCGTGGAGGCCGCGAGGAGCGAGAGCGGGAGGATGCTGGACACCGCGCTGGACTGCCTGG GCAGCTACGCGGGCTGGGTGGCGGCGCTGGAGACGCAGGGCGGCTTGGCGCTGGGTGCGGCGTgcgtggcggcggcgggcgcggcgctgCCCCGCgcaggcgcggcggcggcgctggcGCTGCGCAAGCTGTGCGCCGActgcgccgcgcccgccgccgcgctcGCCCCGGACATCGTGCGCGCGGCGCAG AGCGAGCAAGCACGATCGGAAACGTGGGTGCGCCGACAGCTGCTGAGCGCGGCGGGCTCGGCGCTGGCCGCCGCCGACCCCGAAGTGGCGACGCCGCTGCTGCACGAGCTGGCGGCGTCGCTCGCCGCGGACCTGCGCCGGCAG GCCGAGGATCCAACGCGTGCTTCGGGCGCCGCAGAGTGTGCGGCGGCGCTGTTGGCAGCTTTGCCGGCACAGCCCGTACTATGTCTGTCGCTATGTCAAACCCTCCTGCCCAATCTGACAGCCTTCGCGTGTCCGCTACTTGTCGAG cCAATGTTCCACGTCCTAAAGCAAACGGTGTCGTCTCTAATGGACGACTGCCGGCCGCTAGTGGACGCTATAGGACAGCTCACTGCCGCCGGCTTCCGCGCTCGACCCACCGCCGCCGGGCTGGACGTCGTCAAACTG CTGGTGATAATATTCGGCAACGAGTACCCGTCCATGCCGGCGCTGTTCCACTCCAGCATCGCGCTGAGCGCCCGCAGCGTGGCGGCCGAGCCGGGCGGCGCGCCCGACCTGGCCGAGGCGCTGTTCGCCGTGCTGCGCCAGGTCACCAAGAAGAAGCCCGCTTATATCGACTGGATTGACGATCTGCTGTCGGAACTGGTCGAACTAG GCAGCGAATGCGTGCGCATGTGGGAGGCCGGGGCGGCGCGGTCGGCGTGCCTGTGGCTGGGCTCGCTGGCCGCCGTGCGCCCGCGGGCGCTGCAGCCGCACGCCCCGCTGCTCACGGCGGCCGCGCTACGGTGTATAG GCGGCGCCACGCCCCGCAACCAGATCGAGCCGCTCGCCGAGCTGCTGCTGGCGCTGAACCGCGCGGCGTTCGACGGCGGCGACCTGTCCGCGTGGCTGCGGCAGGCGCTCGCCGTCACCGACTTCCCCACGCGGCACGCCACCGAGCCCAGCAAGCGCAAGTTCATCGCGGCCGTCATCAA GGAAAAAAGCAGCAAGCGTCGCCTTCTAGAGTCCGTGCAAGAGTTCAGTCTCGTGTGCCGCGGGCTGGTGGGCACGGAGTACGCGCGCCAGTCGCTCGCCGCCAAGCAGCTCGTGTCTTGA